In a genomic window of uncultured Flavobacterium sp.:
- the nirD gene encoding nitrite reductase small subunit NirD, producing the protein MEEILNQYETVHPSDATIWFKAGKTEDFPTNRGGCIKYKNKQIAIFNFARRNEWYACQNACPHKMEMVLARGMTGSTDDIPKIACPMHKKTFSLVDGSNLNGDDFKIATYPVKVIEDEVFVGFVD; encoded by the coding sequence ATGGAAGAAATCTTAAATCAATATGAAACCGTTCACCCAAGTGATGCAACAATTTGGTTCAAAGCCGGAAAAACAGAAGATTTCCCAACCAATCGTGGTGGTTGCATTAAATATAAAAACAAACAAATTGCTATTTTCAATTTTGCGCGTCGCAATGAATGGTACGCTTGCCAAAATGCCTGTCCGCACAAAATGGAAATGGTTCTCGCAAGAGGAATGACCGGATCAACAGATGATATTCCAAAAATTGCGTGTCCAATGCACAAAAAAACATTCTCATTAGTTGACGGTTCGAACCTAAATGGCGACGATTTTAAAATTGCAACGTATCCGGTTAAGGTTATTGAAGACGAAGTGTTTGTTGGATTTGTAGATTAG
- a CDS encoding type IV pili methyl-accepting chemotaxis transducer N-terminal domain-containing protein, which yields MKKNNQEAADKITFKNLRRLYFFALLTIAITIILSQFLVQYNLKQQLSDSKIINISGKQRMLSQKIVKEILILHYVSANTSPQQISHLKEVLSLWKTTQNALENGSDSLAFPKEKSETLTKLYREIKPNFTTIAETTDLFLLNLEQKNNLANNQKLVQLILENEGVFLSKMNQIVTQYDLEAHEKVTEQRKIEYWIFGFTLLVLLLEFFFIFKPTNKKIEKLIAKLLSSEKKALKLAHDTEIISEIKENSVKELKSLNYAMENTLLYCRIAPDGSIIHVGEKFAKLLNYTKFLSNKKFSEILTTDEKEQLNIDRIIFEKQRSGWQGEIKIVNKEAQTIWLDLSMVPVMIKKDELELLIVCFNITERKKAQREVERLNIENSTEKINQQKIISSKIVENQENEQNRIAKEIHDGIGQMLTGLKFSLESINLDDKEKAAQKIEYLKKLSLDIIKGVRTATFNLMPPELSDHGIVSSLAKLTQELSKLTGKEILFYNKTDFNQRLDSLIEINIYRLTQEAINNAIKYAESSHIIVQLSHSDTLLSIIIDDNGKGFDIHAVDKKRNSESGMGLLFMKERIQYINGRVFIKSIPGEGTRITFNIPI from the coding sequence ATGAAAAAAAACAATCAGGAAGCTGCAGATAAAATCACTTTCAAAAATTTACGACGTCTGTATTTTTTTGCACTTCTGACTATTGCTATAACCATCATTTTAAGTCAGTTTCTGGTTCAATACAATTTAAAACAACAATTAAGCGATTCTAAAATCATCAATATTTCGGGAAAGCAAAGAATGCTGAGTCAGAAAATTGTCAAGGAAATATTGATTTTACATTATGTTTCTGCTAATACTTCTCCACAACAAATTTCGCACTTAAAAGAAGTTTTATCACTTTGGAAAACCACTCAAAATGCTTTAGAAAATGGCAGTGATAGTTTGGCTTTCCCAAAAGAAAAAAGCGAAACACTCACAAAATTATATCGTGAAATAAAACCAAATTTCACAACAATCGCCGAAACAACAGATTTGTTTCTGCTAAATTTAGAACAGAAAAATAACTTAGCCAATAATCAAAAACTGGTTCAACTTATTCTGGAAAATGAAGGTGTTTTCCTTTCAAAAATGAATCAGATTGTAACGCAATACGATCTCGAAGCACACGAAAAAGTTACGGAACAACGCAAGATCGAATATTGGATTTTCGGTTTTACACTTTTGGTTTTGCTTTTAGAATTCTTCTTCATTTTTAAACCTACAAATAAGAAAATCGAAAAACTGATTGCAAAACTTTTATCTTCTGAAAAGAAAGCTTTAAAACTTGCACACGACACAGAAATCATCAGTGAAATCAAAGAAAACTCGGTAAAAGAATTAAAATCGCTCAATTATGCAATGGAAAACACCTTGCTTTATTGCCGCATTGCTCCCGATGGTTCGATTATTCATGTTGGAGAAAAATTTGCAAAACTTTTAAATTACACTAAGTTTTTATCCAATAAAAAGTTCTCAGAAATCTTAACGACTGACGAAAAAGAACAGCTTAATATTGACCGCATTATTTTCGAAAAACAACGAAGCGGCTGGCAAGGCGAAATCAAAATCGTCAATAAGGAAGCGCAAACGATTTGGCTCGATTTATCGATGGTTCCGGTAATGATTAAAAAGGACGAATTAGAACTTTTGATTGTTTGTTTCAATATTACAGAACGCAAAAAAGCGCAACGTGAAGTCGAGCGTTTGAACATTGAAAACAGCACCGAAAAAATCAATCAGCAGAAGATTATTTCCAGCAAAATTGTCGAAAATCAGGAAAACGAACAAAACCGAATAGCCAAAGAAATTCATGACGGAATTGGTCAAATGCTTACGGGATTAAAATTCAGTTTGGAAAGTATTAATCTGGACGACAAGGAAAAAGCAGCTCAAAAAATAGAATATTTAAAGAAATTATCGCTTGATATTATCAAAGGTGTTCGCACGGCAACTTTCAACCTGATGCCACCGGAATTAAGCGATCACGGTATTGTTTCTTCTCTCGCAAAACTTACGCAGGAACTTTCGAAATTAACCGGAAAAGAAATTTTATTCTACAATAAAACCGATTTTAATCAGCGTCTGGATTCTTTGATCGAAATCAATATTTATCGCTTAACTCAAGAAGCAATTAACAATGCCATAAAATATGCTGAATCGTCGCATATTATCGTGCAACTTTCGCACAGCGATACTTTATTAAGCATAATTATAGACGACAACGGTAAAGGTTTTGATATACATGCCGTCGACAAAAAACGCAACAGCGAATCCGGAATGGGATTATTGTTCATGAAAGAAAGAATTCAATACATCAACGGACGCGTTTTTATTAAATCAATTCCCGGCGAAGGAACGAGGATTACTTTTAATATTCCTATTTAA
- a CDS encoding DUF4202 domain-containing protein, protein MNTPFQKASEWIDAENAQDPNIEIDQNVEYPKELLYSNRMYERLMQFEPEASEEIQIASKAQHICRWKVARESYPMDRVGYLKWREELKKFHAKTTAGILEKAGYRQEFIDRVSFLIEKKLLKKDAETQLLEDVICLVFLEYYLDPFVHKHDEEKLKNIIKKTWDKMSDKGHQEALKISYSEENLNLIKASLGL, encoded by the coding sequence ATGAACACACCTTTTCAAAAAGCAAGCGAATGGATTGATGCTGAAAACGCTCAGGATCCGAATATCGAAATTGACCAAAATGTCGAATATCCAAAGGAATTATTATATTCAAACAGGATGTACGAAAGATTAATGCAATTTGAACCTGAAGCTTCAGAAGAAATTCAGATTGCGTCAAAAGCACAACACATTTGTCGATGGAAAGTTGCAAGAGAATCTTATCCAATGGATCGTGTTGGGTATTTGAAATGGCGCGAAGAACTTAAAAAATTCCACGCCAAAACTACCGCAGGAATCTTAGAAAAAGCTGGATATAGACAAGAATTTATTGATCGTGTTTCATTTTTAATCGAAAAAAAATTACTTAAAAAAGATGCCGAAACTCAATTACTTGAAGATGTAATTTGTTTGGTATTTTTAGAATATTATCTCGATCCTTTTGTACACAAACACGACGAAGAAAAATTAAAAAATATCATTAAAAAAACCTGGGATAAAATGTCTGACAAAGGACATCAGGAAGCTTTAAAAATTAGTTATTCTGAAGAAAACTTAAACTTAATAAAAGCATCTTTAGGATTGTAA
- a CDS encoding class I SAM-dependent methyltransferase, with amino-acid sequence MNNWTQRWDDRYSSEEFAYGEEPNNYFKEQIEKLNPGTILFPAEGEGRNAIYAAKLGWKVSAFDISEEGKNKALKLAEAKNVTIDYQVGELETLNYHTEQFDAIALIYAHFPAEIKSAIHKTLETYLRKDGIIIFEAFSKKHLEYLAINNKVGGPKDIESLFSIEEIQADFPDYKIIELQEKEIELNEGLFHNGKGSVIRFIGKKK; translated from the coding sequence ATGAACAACTGGACTCAGCGATGGGACGACCGTTACAGCAGCGAAGAATTTGCGTACGGCGAAGAACCCAACAATTATTTTAAAGAACAAATTGAAAAATTAAACCCCGGAACAATTCTTTTTCCTGCCGAAGGTGAAGGTCGAAATGCGATTTATGCCGCAAAATTAGGTTGGAAAGTTTCAGCTTTTGATATAAGCGAAGAAGGAAAAAACAAAGCCTTAAAACTTGCCGAAGCCAAGAATGTTACAATTGATTATCAGGTTGGAGAATTAGAAACCTTGAATTATCACACCGAACAATTTGATGCAATTGCTTTAATTTACGCTCATTTTCCTGCAGAAATAAAATCAGCAATTCACAAAACACTCGAGACTTATTTGCGAAAAGACGGAATCATTATTTTTGAAGCTTTCAGCAAAAAACATCTCGAATATCTTGCTATAAACAACAAAGTTGGCGGACCAAAAGATATTGAATCTTTGTTTTCTATTGAAGAAATTCAAGCTGATTTTCCTGATTATAAAATCATTGAATTGCAGGAAAAGGAAATCGAGCTGAACGAAGGTTTATTCCATAACGGAAAAGGTTCTGTAATTCGATTTATCGGAAAGAAAAAATAA
- a CDS encoding endonuclease/exonuclease/phosphatase family protein — protein MKIIAWNCNMAFRKKAEFILAYNPDIAVISECENPEKLKFADGIKTPTDILWYGTNPHKGLGVFSYGDYRFQLLDCHNPSFKNILPIAVTGGKIDFTLFAVWANNPEDKDGAYVTQVWKAINHYADLIQETKTILVGDFNSNTIWDKPRREGNHSTVVQTLESKQIFSTYHKYYNQIQGKEEHPTLYMYRHENKPYHLDYCFASNDFIEVLESVEIGTYKDWTMYSDHKPLIIKFNI, from the coding sequence ATGAAAATCATAGCTTGGAATTGCAATATGGCATTCAGAAAAAAAGCCGAATTTATTTTGGCTTACAATCCTGATATTGCTGTTATTTCTGAGTGTGAAAATCCCGAAAAATTAAAGTTCGCTGACGGAATAAAAACTCCAACAGATATACTTTGGTATGGCACAAATCCGCATAAAGGACTTGGTGTTTTCTCTTATGGCGATTATCGATTTCAATTGTTGGATTGTCATAATCCAAGCTTCAAAAATATTTTACCAATTGCCGTAACTGGCGGAAAAATTGACTTTACTTTGTTTGCCGTTTGGGCTAATAATCCCGAAGATAAAGATGGCGCTTACGTTACTCAGGTTTGGAAAGCAATTAATCATTATGCTGATTTGATTCAGGAAACCAAAACAATTTTAGTTGGCGATTTTAATAGCAATACCATTTGGGATAAACCACGACGAGAAGGAAATCACTCGACGGTTGTGCAAACATTAGAATCAAAACAGATTTTTAGTACTTATCACAAATATTACAATCAGATACAAGGCAAGGAAGAACATCCAACTTTGTATATGTACCGTCACGAAAACAAACCTTATCATCTTGATTATTGCTTTGCATCAAATGATTTTATAGAAGTTTTAGAAAGTGTCGAAATTGGCACTTACAAAGACTGGACTATGTATAGTGATCACAAACCTTTAATAATTAAATTTAATATATAA
- a CDS encoding response regulator transcription factor gives MSNNIRVVLADDHVFVRDGIKSLLENEANIEVVGEAIDGADALEVVTTSKPDLLIVDIRMPNLTGIEVVEKLRSESNNVKIIMLSMHESEEYVLKSIKAGADGYLLKGSSKEEFLKALHTVAAGGKYFSGDISSILISQLTNVSNSLEPKQNLGEEMMITKREKEILTLLLSGKGNKEIAEALEISKRTAEVHRFNLMKKLKVKNLMELSNKATEYSLL, from the coding sequence ATGAGCAATAATATTCGAGTAGTTCTGGCAGATGATCATGTATTTGTAAGAGATGGGATAAAATCTTTACTGGAAAACGAAGCAAACATTGAGGTTGTAGGCGAAGCTATTGATGGCGCCGATGCTCTTGAAGTTGTTACAACCAGTAAACCGGATTTACTTATAGTAGATATTCGTATGCCAAATTTAACTGGTATCGAGGTAGTAGAAAAACTTAGAAGCGAAAGTAATAACGTAAAAATTATTATGCTTTCGATGCATGAATCTGAAGAATACGTATTGAAATCTATCAAGGCCGGAGCCGATGGTTATTTATTGAAAGGTTCGAGCAAAGAAGAATTCCTAAAAGCGCTGCATACTGTGGCAGCGGGCGGAAAATATTTTAGCGGAGATATTTCTTCGATATTAATCAGTCAATTGACAAATGTTTCAAATTCCCTTGAACCTAAACAAAATTTAGGCGAAGAAATGATGATTACCAAAAGAGAAAAAGAAATTCTAACGCTTTTATTATCCGGAAAAGGCAACAAGGAAATCGCTGAAGCACTGGAAATTAGCAAACGAACTGCCGAAGTTCACCGTTTTAATCTAATGAAAAAGCTTAAAGTGAAGAATTTAATGGAACTTTCGAACAAAGCAACAGAATATTCGCTTTTGTAA
- a CDS encoding alginate export family protein yields the protein MKNLKIILLLLLAGISVDSQAQELDVNLQIRPRFEYRNGYKSLLLDGQDGTSQISQRSRLNFNYKQDQLTVKLTFQNTRTWGDVTTTASADKNGVAVFEGWAQYDFTEKWSARMGRQVLSYDNQRIMGEMDWAQQAQSHDALMVSFHPKNHQLDMGLAYNSNAENTVQTPYTIANYKTMQYAWYHTTFDKIGASLLLLNTGYEFSRTPNPELIIDYMQTFGTYLTYKTGKIDSNLSFYGQTGKSTDQQVSAFDAAINVGYSITDSFKAGLGYEFLSGKATNDGSSVIKSFNPIFGTNHGFNGYMDYFYVGNHLKNVGLQDAFLKLNYNSNKWQFALIPHVFLAAADVVTPAPQNEKMDSYLGTEVDATFGYSFRKDINVSGGYSQMFGSKTMEFIKGGDAGHTNNWAWLMISVNPRIFSWKK from the coding sequence ATGAAAAATCTAAAAATAATTCTTTTATTGCTATTAGCAGGAATAAGTGTTGATAGTCAGGCACAGGAATTAGACGTAAATTTACAAATAAGACCACGTTTTGAATATCGAAATGGTTATAAATCGCTTTTACTAGATGGTCAGGATGGAACTTCGCAAATCTCACAACGTTCAAGATTAAACTTCAATTACAAACAAGATCAATTAACTGTAAAATTAACTTTTCAAAATACCAGAACCTGGGGAGATGTAACAACTACAGCTTCTGCAGACAAAAATGGTGTAGCTGTTTTTGAAGGATGGGCACAATACGATTTCACCGAAAAGTGGAGCGCCAGAATGGGACGTCAGGTACTTTCATACGATAATCAACGTATTATGGGAGAAATGGATTGGGCGCAACAAGCTCAAAGTCACGATGCGTTAATGGTTTCTTTTCATCCAAAAAACCATCAACTTGACATGGGATTAGCTTATAATTCAAATGCCGAAAATACTGTTCAAACACCTTATACAATAGCCAATTACAAAACAATGCAATATGCTTGGTATCATACCACTTTTGATAAAATTGGAGCAAGTCTATTGTTATTAAATACAGGTTATGAATTTTCAAGAACACCTAATCCTGAATTAATCATAGATTACATGCAAACTTTTGGAACTTATTTAACCTACAAAACAGGAAAAATTGACAGTAACTTAAGTTTCTATGGTCAAACCGGAAAAAGTACGGATCAACAAGTTAGCGCTTTCGATGCTGCAATAAACGTTGGATATAGCATAACTGATTCTTTTAAAGCTGGTTTAGGTTATGAATTTCTTTCTGGAAAAGCTACAAATGACGGAAGTTCGGTAATTAAATCATTTAACCCAATATTTGGTACCAATCACGGTTTCAACGGTTATATGGATTATTTTTATGTGGGTAATCACTTAAAAAATGTTGGTTTGCAAGATGCTTTCTTAAAACTAAACTATAATTCTAACAAATGGCAATTTGCTTTGATTCCGCATGTATTTTTAGCTGCTGCAGATGTAGTTACTCCTGCTCCTCAAAACGAAAAAATGGATTCTTATTTAGGAACTGAAGTTGATGCTACTTTTGGCTATAGCTTTAGAAAAGACATTAATGTTTCTGGTGGTTATTCTCAAATGTTTGGATCTAAAACTATGGAATTTATAAAAGGCGGAGATGCGGGACATACCAATAATTGGGCTTGGTTAATGATTTCTGTTAATCCTAGAATTTTTAGCTGGAAAAAATAA
- a CDS encoding MFS transporter, which produces MKNTNSLSQSHKILFLNTLAFTVCFACWTLNGVLVTFLVDNGIFHWSVVQVGWLLGIPILTGSIMRLPIGILTDKYGGKYVFSLLLLLCSIPLFLLPYADSFVTFAILSFLFGMVGTSFAVGIGYTSIWYPKEWQGRALGIFGMGNAGAAITTFLAPSLLNHFSINDPQNGWKILPVIYAIALVIIGIAFLIFATNKKIENNTKTVSQMLQSLKCARVWRFGAYYFLVFGCFVAYSQWLLPNFMNVYQTSLVMGGLFATLFSLPSGVIRAFGGYLSDKFGARKVMYWVLSSSVILSALLMIPKMEITTTGPGVLATKKGTITSVSNEKVKIGDTDFAVAQRKENQNENAILPTKTSWQQVVVEQNQTVKKKELLAKGITVIKFDANMWVFLVLVILIGISWGIGKAAVYKHIPEYFPTEIGVVGGMVGMIGGLGGFFGPIIFGYLLTATGIWSSSWIFIFVFSALCLIWMHYTITKIMNEKQPILARVIDRN; this is translated from the coding sequence ATGAAAAATACAAACTCTTTATCACAATCACACAAGATTTTATTTTTGAATACTTTAGCCTTCACCGTATGTTTTGCTTGTTGGACATTAAACGGTGTATTGGTAACTTTTTTGGTTGACAATGGCATTTTTCATTGGAGCGTTGTACAAGTCGGTTGGTTATTGGGAATCCCAATTCTAACCGGATCTATTATGCGTTTACCAATTGGTATATTAACAGATAAATATGGCGGAAAATATGTTTTTTCCCTTTTACTTCTCCTCTGCTCGATTCCGTTATTTTTATTGCCTTATGCAGATAGTTTTGTAACGTTTGCAATCTTAAGTTTTTTATTCGGAATGGTTGGAACCAGTTTTGCTGTCGGAATTGGTTATACTTCTATTTGGTATCCAAAAGAATGGCAAGGACGCGCACTTGGAATCTTCGGAATGGGAAATGCCGGAGCCGCAATTACAACTTTTTTAGCACCATCGTTATTGAATCATTTCTCTATTAATGATCCTCAAAATGGCTGGAAAATACTTCCTGTTATTTACGCAATTGCGTTAGTTATTATTGGAATTGCCTTTTTAATTTTTGCCACAAACAAAAAAATAGAAAACAATACCAAAACCGTTTCACAAATGCTACAATCCTTAAAATGTGCCAGAGTTTGGCGTTTTGGAGCGTATTACTTTTTAGTTTTCGGGTGTTTTGTTGCTTATTCACAATGGCTTTTACCCAACTTTATGAACGTTTATCAAACCAGTCTTGTTATGGGCGGATTATTTGCAACGCTTTTTAGTTTGCCATCTGGCGTAATCAGAGCTTTTGGCGGTTACTTATCAGATAAATTCGGGGCAAGAAAAGTGATGTATTGGGTTTTGAGTTCTTCTGTAATTTTAAGCGCTTTATTAATGATTCCGAAAATGGAAATTACGACAACTGGTCCAGGCGTTTTGGCTACTAAAAAAGGTACAATAACTTCTGTTTCAAACGAAAAAGTAAAAATTGGAGATACCGATTTTGCAGTCGCTCAAAGAAAAGAGAATCAAAATGAAAATGCTATCTTGCCAACTAAAACTTCATGGCAACAAGTTGTTGTAGAACAAAATCAAACCGTAAAAAAGAAAGAGTTACTTGCCAAAGGAATTACTGTTATTAAATTCGATGCAAATATGTGGGTTTTTCTGGTTCTGGTAATACTTATTGGAATTTCATGGGGAATTGGAAAAGCTGCTGTTTACAAACATATTCCGGAGTATTTCCCAACTGAAATTGGCGTTGTTGGCGGAATGGTTGGAATGATTGGTGGTTTGGGAGGTTTTTTTGGTCCGATAATTTTCGGATATTTGCTCACCGCAACAGGAATCTGGTCAAGTTCATGGATTTTTATCTTTGTGTTTTCAGCACTTTGCCTGATTTGGATGCATTATACAATAACAAAAATCATGAACGAAAAACAACCAATTTTAGCCAGAGTTATTGACCGAAATTAA